The following coding sequences are from one Paracoccus alcaliphilus window:
- a CDS encoding NAD(P)-dependent oxidoreductase, producing MDEAALYEALTTGKLGAAGLDVFEDEPVDPNNPLLKLENVALSPHLGTSVQETRVRMAVTAAADVIRVLRSEDPTYPLFKLSA from the coding sequence GTGGATGAAGCGGCGCTTTATGAGGCGCTGACGACGGGCAAGCTGGGCGCGGCAGGGCTGGACGTGTTCGAGGACGAGCCGGTGGATCCGAACAACCCCCTCCTGAAACTGGAGAATGTCGCCCTTTCGCCCCATCTGGGCACCAGCGTGCAGGAGACGCGGGTGCGCATGGCAGTGACGGCGGCTGCCGACGTGATTCGCGTTCTGCGCTCCGAAGATCCGACCTATCCCCTTTTCAAGCTGAGCGCGTGA
- a CDS encoding urease accessory protein UreF: MAIRMTITTITPEAARLRLAQYLSPAFPTGGFAWSQGLEWAIDRGLVTAANLPQWLGDWLNHGAGWCDAVLLSLALRPDADHGALDDLARAMCPGAQRLTETVEQGHAFAANVAALTGQAQPPAALPVALGRACCKMPLPAPEIIGHYLQAQAAALISAAVRFMPLGPVAGQAMLAGLQPDILATAMRAGKAGPDDLASATWGADIAAMRHEMMTTRIFRS; this comes from the coding sequence ATGGCCATTCGCATGACCATCACCACGATCACGCCTGAAGCCGCCCGGCTGAGGCTGGCGCAATATCTGTCGCCCGCCTTTCCGACCGGGGGCTTTGCATGGTCGCAAGGGTTGGAATGGGCGATAGATCGGGGGCTAGTCACCGCCGCCAACCTGCCGCAATGGCTGGGCGACTGGCTGAATCATGGCGCGGGCTGGTGCGATGCGGTGCTGCTGTCGCTGGCGCTGCGCCCGGATGCGGATCATGGCGCGCTGGACGATCTGGCGCGGGCCATGTGCCCCGGCGCGCAGCGCCTGACCGAGACGGTGGAACAGGGCCATGCCTTCGCCGCCAATGTCGCCGCCCTGACCGGACAGGCGCAACCCCCCGCCGCGCTGCCGGTGGCCCTTGGCCGCGCCTGCTGCAAGATGCCCCTGCCCGCGCCGGAAATCATCGGCCATTACCTTCAGGCGCAGGCGGCGGCGCTGATCTCGGCGGCGGTGCGGTTCATGCCGCTGGGGCCGGTGGCGGGTCAGGCGATGCTGGCCGGGTTGCAGCCCGATATTCTGGCAACGGCCATGCGCGCCGGCAAGGCCGGTCCTGACGATCTGGCCAGCGCCACATGGGGCGCCGATATCGCCGCCATGCGGCACGAGATGATGACAACAAGGATTTTCAGATCATGA
- the ureG gene encoding urease accessory protein UreG, whose product MSQNRPHHGPLRVGIGGPVGAGKTTLTEQIARALAPRLSMAVITNDIYTREDAEALMRAQVLPADRIRGVETGGCPHTAIREDASINLAAIADLNAAFPDLELVLIESGGDNLAATFSPELADLTIYVIDTAAGQDIPRKRGPGLARSDLLVVNKTDLAPHVGVDAALLESDARQSRGSRPVVMATLRHGKGVAEVVDFLVEQGGLQPRPA is encoded by the coding sequence ATGAGCCAGAACCGCCCGCATCACGGCCCCCTGCGCGTCGGCATCGGCGGCCCCGTCGGCGCCGGCAAGACCACGCTGACCGAACAGATCGCCCGCGCGCTGGCGCCGCGCCTGTCGATGGCGGTCATCACCAACGACATCTATACGCGCGAGGATGCCGAGGCGCTGATGCGCGCGCAGGTGCTGCCCGCCGATCGCATCCGGGGCGTCGAGACCGGCGGTTGCCCCCATACCGCCATCCGAGAGGATGCCAGCATCAATCTGGCCGCCATCGCCGATCTGAACGCGGCCTTCCCCGATCTGGAACTGGTGCTGATCGAATCGGGTGGCGACAATCTGGCCGCGACCTTTTCGCCGGAACTGGCGGATCTGACCATCTATGTCATCGACACGGCGGCGGGTCAGGACATTCCGCGCAAACGCGGCCCCGGTCTTGCGAGATCCGATCTGCTGGTCGTCAACAAGACCGACCTTGCGCCCCATGTCGGCGTGGATGCCGCGCTGTTGGAATCCGACGCGCGGCAGTCGCGCGGCAGTCGCCCGGTGGTCATGGCCACGCTGCGTCACGGCAAGGGCGTGGCGGAAGTCGTCGATTTCCTTGTCGAACAGGGCGGGTTGCAGCCGCGCCCGGCCTGA
- a CDS encoding GntR family transcriptional regulator, translated as MSLAETLGARRQRSRSETAEHALRRDIVLGTLAPGAALRELDLAQRFNCAQGTIREALMRLSEDGLVTRRARRDTHVAPANPDDAQELLRIRRDIECRAAIRVIESRDETLLSDLDTLMQSMRLAALQGDEYTLMEHDRGFHLRLFEAASTPMVEPVLFRCLLHTQRFKILNSEPESRNLQDTADRHLSILESLEARDAEGLTQALSHHIATIVDFGPEVFAAGERVKS; from the coding sequence ATGAGCCTGGCGGAAACCCTTGGTGCAAGGCGGCAACGCAGCCGCAGCGAAACAGCCGAACACGCCCTGCGGCGCGATATCGTGCTGGGCACGTTGGCGCCCGGTGCTGCCTTGCGCGAACTGGATCTGGCACAGCGCTTCAACTGCGCGCAGGGCACGATTCGCGAGGCGTTGATGCGTCTGTCCGAGGATGGTCTGGTCACGCGCCGTGCCCGCCGCGACACCCATGTTGCCCCCGCCAATCCCGATGACGCGCAGGAATTGCTGCGCATCCGCCGCGATATCGAATGCCGTGCGGCGATACGGGTCATCGAATCGCGTGACGAAACCCTACTGTCCGATCTGGACACGCTGATGCAATCGATGCGTCTGGCCGCCCTGCAGGGCGATGAATATACGCTGATGGAACATGACCGGGGCTTTCACCTGCGTCTGTTCGAAGCTGCCTCGACCCCTATGGTCGAACCCGTGCTGTTTCGCTGCCTGCTGCATACGCAGCGGTTCAAGATCCTGAACAGCGAGCCCGAAAGCCGCAATCTGCAAGATACTGCCGACCGTCATTTGTCGATCCTGGAATCGCTTGAGGCGCGCGATGCCGAAGGGCTGACGCAGGCCCTGTCGCATCACATTGCCACCATCGTCGATTTTGGCCCGGAAGTTTTCGCGGCAGGGGAACGTGTGAAATCATGA
- a CDS encoding RraA family protein, translating to MNQMTSSTYPAWPSGFRVNPRVSALSAELIAEFASVPVCHAGDVMGRHTGSVGLSVFHNDLSKVMCGPAVTVRTRPGDNLMIHLAMMMAEPGDVIVIDCGGDVSTAVIGGLMRTTAVARKLGGFVLDGALRDVAEWSDGAIPAYAKGAVLRGPSKEGPGEVNVPVSCAGLAVSPDDLMLGGGDGVICIPAADAAAVLRLCRAHAEKEAMIAAKNAQGKLDWDRFNAILRAKGCPV from the coding sequence ATGAACCAGATGACATCTTCAACCTACCCAGCCTGGCCATCCGGATTCCGCGTGAACCCGCGTGTCTCGGCGCTTTCAGCCGAGTTGATCGCCGAATTCGCATCGGTCCCCGTCTGCCATGCGGGGGACGTGATGGGGCGGCACACCGGTTCAGTCGGGCTGAGTGTGTTTCACAATGATCTGAGCAAGGTGATGTGCGGTCCTGCCGTAACGGTGCGCACGCGGCCCGGCGACAACCTGATGATCCACCTGGCCATGATGATGGCCGAACCGGGCGACGTCATCGTGATCGACTGCGGTGGCGATGTGTCCACCGCGGTCATCGGTGGTCTGATGCGGACCACCGCTGTCGCGCGAAAGCTGGGCGGCTTCGTTCTGGACGGGGCGCTGCGCGACGTGGCCGAATGGTCCGACGGCGCAATACCTGCCTACGCCAAAGGCGCGGTGCTGCGCGGCCCGTCCAAGGAAGGACCGGGCGAGGTGAACGTGCCGGTCTCATGTGCCGGGCTTGCGGTTTCGCCAGACGATCTGATGCTGGGGGGTGGGGATGGCGTCATCTGCATTCCTGCAGCAGATGCCGCGGCGGTCCTGCGGTTGTGCCGAGCGCATGCCGAAAAGGAGGCCATGATCGCTGCGAAGAACGCTCAGGGGAAACTGGATTGGGATCGATTCAACGCGATCCTGCGAGCGAAGGGTTGTCCAGTTTAA
- a CDS encoding MYG1 family protein has product MVLPDLIESLKPVFDDTASGAEDRAFQTALTIARAFVEARSARSAAKLRAEAIVLEAIAKAGDNCILELPMGMPFRPTVVKAGADHLWFVISPRGSDWVIGGIRKSEDGFEQRADLPASWAGLTGMALEEASGVKGALFCHNGRFIAAAANRDAALALARIAVKEAELAEAGSV; this is encoded by the coding sequence ATGGTTCTGCCTGACCTGATCGAAAGCCTGAAGCCGGTCTTCGACGACACTGCGTCGGGTGCCGAGGATCGCGCCTTCCAGACCGCCCTGACCATCGCCCGCGCCTTCGTCGAGGCCCGCAGCGCACGCAGCGCCGCCAAGCTGCGCGCCGAAGCCATTGTCCTTGAGGCCATCGCCAAAGCAGGCGACAACTGCATCCTGGAACTGCCCATGGGCATGCCCTTCCGCCCTACCGTGGTAAAGGCCGGCGCGGATCACCTGTGGTTCGTCATCAGCCCGCGCGGCAGTGATTGGGTGATCGGCGGCATCCGCAAATCCGAGGATGGCTTCGAGCAACGCGCCGACCTGCCAGCCTCATGGGCCGGACTGACCGGCATGGCACTGGAGGAAGCCTCCGGCGTCAAGGGTGCCCTTTTCTGCCACAACGGCCGCTTCATCGCCGCCGCCGCAAACCGAGATGCAGCGCTGGCACTGGCCAGGATCGCTGTGAAGGAAGCAGAGTTGGCGGAAGCTGGTTCTGTGTGA
- a CDS encoding urease accessory protein UreE, producing MIPHSHHIIRNAPGPFDGQVVLDYDARLLRRRRLVCAGGDFLVDLAEVTNLEDGDAFELSDGRRVVIRAAPEPVLVIRGDLARLAWHIGNRHTPCRIEPDLLIIRQDHVLEAMLRQLGAEITHKDMPFHPEGGAYGHGRTFGHDHGHGHSHDHHHDHA from the coding sequence ATGATCCCGCACAGCCATCACATCATCCGCAACGCCCCCGGCCCCTTCGACGGGCAGGTGGTGCTGGATTACGATGCCCGCCTGCTGCGCCGCAGACGGCTGGTCTGTGCGGGTGGCGATTTTCTGGTCGATCTGGCCGAGGTCACCAACCTCGAGGACGGCGATGCGTTCGAACTGTCCGATGGCCGCCGCGTCGTCATCCGCGCCGCACCCGAGCCGGTGCTGGTCATTCGCGGCGATCTGGCCCGGCTGGCATGGCATATCGGCAACCGCCATACCCCCTGCCGGATCGAGCCCGACCTGCTGATCATCCGTCAGGATCATGTGCTGGAGGCGATGCTGCGCCAGCTTGGCGCCGAAATCACCCACAAGGACATGCCCTTTCACCCCGAAGGCGGCGCCTATGGTCATGGCCGCACCTTCGGCCATGACCACGGGCATGGCCATTCGCATGACCATCACCACGATCACGCCTGA
- a CDS encoding TniQ family protein has protein sequence MPDSNGPALAALAQPGKAAALDSEALQTLVSWTGKQVGDSRTECRGETFPSKAVRNPVMRGCPVCLREDALNNRKNPAIVMVIRGDWLLREVGICCRHHSPLIPLWENIRPAERFDSAGHLRDLAPRIIAGELDRPLRAPSAYDLWLDQRLETGEDSSWLADMIFSSRQLSAVFWAVSSCAI, from the coding sequence ATGCCGGACAGCAACGGCCCGGCGCTGGCCGCGCTGGCGCAGCCCGGCAAAGCAGCCGCTCTGGATAGCGAAGCATTACAAACTCTCGTCTCCTGGACCGGAAAGCAGGTTGGCGATTCCCGGACGGAATGCCGCGGAGAGACCTTCCCCTCGAAGGCTGTACGCAATCCCGTCATGCGCGGCTGCCCGGTTTGCCTGCGTGAAGATGCCCTGAACAACAGGAAGAACCCGGCCATCGTCATGGTGATACGGGGCGACTGGCTGCTGCGGGAGGTGGGGATTTGCTGCCGTCACCATTCTCCGCTGATTCCCCTGTGGGAAAACATCAGGCCTGCTGAGCGGTTCGATAGCGCCGGCCATTTGCGTGATCTGGCACCCCGGATCATCGCGGGCGAGCTTGACCGCCCGCTGCGCGCACCTTCGGCATATGATCTCTGGCTCGATCAACGGCTTGAGACGGGCGAGGATTCGTCCTGGCTGGCGGACATGATCTTTTCGTCGCGACAACTATCTGCGGTCTTTTGGGCGGTGTCCAGCTGCGCGATCTGA
- a CDS encoding ABC transporter ATP-binding protein yields MAQISLDKIFKRYGAVQTIHGVDLDIGDGEFVAFVGPSGCGKSTMLRMIAGLEEISGGRLTIGDKLVNDIEPKGRDVAMVFQDYALYPHMTVAQNIGFGLKMRGEAPATIAEKVAEAARILQLEELLDRRPGQLSGGQRQRVAMGRAIVRKPKVFLFDEPLSNLDAKLRVEMRTQIKRLHRMLRTTTIYVTHDQVEAMTLADRVVVLRKGEIIQHGKPLDLYERPNCRFVAEFIGSPQMNILSGRAVSSDRGATVEFDGGAITLPRLDAPSGAAIEIGLRPEHLQPCPKDQADFIVDVDVLEELGSDTLAICFLNGRELTVRIPAEESRNTGTRLPLRFDRKHLHLFDSASGARLDFAA; encoded by the coding sequence ATGGCGCAGATCAGCCTGGACAAGATCTTCAAGCGCTATGGCGCGGTGCAGACCATTCACGGCGTCGACCTGGATATCGGGGATGGCGAGTTCGTGGCCTTTGTCGGCCCCTCGGGTTGCGGCAAATCGACGATGCTGCGCATGATCGCGGGCCTGGAAGAAATCAGCGGCGGCCGCCTGACCATCGGCGACAAGCTGGTCAATGACATCGAACCCAAGGGCCGCGACGTGGCCATGGTGTTTCAGGATTACGCGCTTTACCCGCATATGACCGTCGCCCAGAATATCGGCTTCGGGCTGAAGATGCGCGGCGAAGCCCCCGCCACCATCGCCGAAAAAGTCGCCGAGGCCGCACGCATCCTGCAACTGGAAGAACTGCTGGATCGCCGCCCCGGCCAGCTTTCGGGCGGCCAGCGCCAGCGCGTCGCCATGGGCCGTGCCATCGTGCGCAAACCCAAGGTGTTCCTGTTTGACGAACCCCTGTCGAACCTCGATGCCAAGCTGCGCGTCGAAATGCGCACCCAGATCAAACGGCTGCACCGGATGCTGCGGACCACGACGATCTATGTCACCCATGATCAGGTCGAGGCGATGACCCTGGCCGACCGCGTTGTCGTGTTGCGCAAGGGCGAAATCATCCAGCACGGCAAGCCGCTGGATCTGTATGAGCGGCCAAACTGCCGCTTTGTCGCGGAATTCATCGGCTCGCCCCAGATGAATATCCTGTCAGGCCGGGCGGTGTCGTCAGATCGCGGCGCGACAGTCGAATTCGACGGCGGCGCGATCACGCTGCCCCGGCTGGACGCACCATCCGGGGCCGCGATCGAAATCGGGCTTCGCCCCGAACATCTGCAACCCTGCCCCAAGGATCAGGCCGATTTCATCGTCGATGTCGATGTGCTTGAAGAACTGGGCTCGGACACGCTGGCGATCTGTTTTCTGAACGGGCGCGAGCTGACCGTACGCATCCCGGCCGAGGAAAGCCGGAATACGGGCACTCGCCTGCCCCTGCGCTTCGACCGCAAGCATCTGCATCTGTTCGACAGCGCCAGCGGCGCCCGGCTGGATTTCGCGGCATGA
- a CDS encoding alpha/beta hydrolase, whose translation MSASDLLATEMRAVLDRLATEDGPQPDPTLLPPAEGRALAEASNRRWNRGGPVMARELIVETADGRRAYVYIPQGDSGAQAILYVHGGGWSYCSAATHEGAARWLAEAAGAPVVTFDYRLAPEHRYPAGLEDCLSVWAGREGILPGRIWSVSGDSAGANLAMAMMLRLDGRDLPQSGLLFYGVYDADFDSPSYRAIAEGPGLTRDKMRRYWDFYTGPDADRLADPGLTPANAPDAALAALPPLYLNAAEIDPLCSDSERLAARLHALGRKDRFDLIAGVVHGFMQMSLWLPQSVDAYRRAGDAFRDIT comes from the coding sequence ATGAGCGCGTCCGATCTGCTTGCCACCGAAATGCGCGCCGTTCTGGACCGTCTTGCGACCGAGGACGGTCCGCAGCCCGACCCGACGTTGCTGCCTCCGGCCGAGGGGCGCGCCTTGGCCGAGGCCTCGAACCGTCGCTGGAACCGTGGCGGCCCGGTGATGGCGCGCGAGTTGATCGTGGAAACCGCCGACGGTCGCCGCGCCTATGTCTATATCCCGCAGGGCGACAGCGGCGCGCAGGCGATTCTGTATGTCCATGGCGGTGGCTGGAGCTATTGTTCCGCCGCGACCCATGAAGGCGCCGCGCGCTGGTTGGCCGAGGCGGCGGGCGCGCCCGTCGTGACCTTTGATTACCGACTGGCGCCGGAACATCGCTATCCGGCGGGGCTGGAGGATTGCCTGTCGGTCTGGGCCGGCCGTGAGGGGATCTTGCCGGGCCGGATATGGTCGGTGTCGGGCGACAGCGCGGGGGCGAATCTGGCCATGGCAATGATGCTGCGGCTGGACGGTCGCGACCTGCCGCAATCGGGGCTGCTGTTCTATGGCGTTTACGACGCTGATTTCGACAGCCCCAGCTATCGCGCGATTGCCGAAGGCCCCGGCCTGACGCGCGACAAGATGCGACGTTACTGGGATTTCTATACCGGACCCGATGCGGACCGTCTGGCGGACCCCGGCCTGACCCCCGCAAACGCCCCGGATGCGGCGCTGGCGGCCCTGCCGCCGTTGTATCTGAACGCCGCCGAAATCGACCCCTTGTGTTCCGACAGCGAAAGGCTGGCCGCACGCCTGCACGCGCTTGGGCGCAAGGACCGTTTTGACCTGATTGCGGGGGTCGTCCACGGCTTCATGCAAATGAGCCTTTGGCTGCCGCAATCCGTCGATGCCTACCGCCGTGCGGGTGACGCCTTTCGCGACATCACCTGA
- a CDS encoding IS3 family transposase codes for MIAFIDDHRRVFGVGPVWRVPRIAPSTFYAFKAVERDPPLASKRARQDRLDIPAIKQAFDGSRGRYGARKVWHPLRRSGHDITRLAPSST; via the coding sequence ATGATCGCGTTCATCGACGATCACCGTCGTGTCTTTGGTGTCGGGCCGGTCTGGCGGGTTCCAAGGATCGCACCATCGACGTTTTATGCCTTCAAGGCTGTTGAACGTGATCCGCCACTGGCCTCAAAGCGTGCGAGGCAGGATCGGCTGGACATACCCGCTATCAAACAGGCCTTCGATGGCAGTCGTGGCCGATATGGAGCGCGCAAGGTCTGGCACCCGTTGCGCCGCAGCGGCCACGACATCACCCGGCTCGCACCGTCGAGCACCTGA
- a CDS encoding ABC transporter substrate-binding protein, giving the protein MKRTISALALLAGLAPGLANADSTVRFWYHFDNPENPMGDLVAKFEAENPGIKIDAMNVPWNSYYDNLYTSIVGGNAPDAAMLKMFALPRLLEMEALEPLDDQIAAWDGKDDILPNLFDLTRAEDGKQYYLPVQYVALYLYYRADMFAELDLAPPQTCDEFRDAAIKLTRDTNDDGKIDTYGFGFRGGKSGHEHWGSFTLGATGVALDDTLTSDAGVAGTQFVIDLFQKDKVFPPSAPNDGFQEIIGAFKTGVTAMTIHHVGSSNDLVEVLGDKVAAVPVPECGGGRWTTFGDESTAVLSSASDKEAAWKWISFLSTEGNNALFNTATGQLPVTKSDAAAWQGHEPRFVEATQASLPFAHLLPASSNTPEFVNTVWPANMQRALLGQITALQMNEAIAKLFTAN; this is encoded by the coding sequence ATGAAAAGAACGATCAGCGCCCTTGCGCTTCTTGCCGGACTTGCGCCGGGGCTTGCCAATGCCGACAGCACGGTGCGCTTCTGGTATCACTTCGACAACCCGGAAAACCCGATGGGTGATCTGGTCGCGAAATTCGAGGCCGAAAATCCCGGTATCAAGATCGACGCGATGAACGTGCCGTGGAACAGCTATTACGATAACCTGTATACCTCGATCGTTGGCGGCAACGCCCCTGACGCGGCCATGCTGAAGATGTTCGCGCTGCCCCGTCTGCTGGAGATGGAGGCGCTGGAACCGCTGGACGACCAGATTGCGGCATGGGATGGCAAGGATGACATTCTGCCGAACCTCTTTGATCTGACCCGCGCCGAAGATGGCAAGCAATATTACCTGCCCGTCCAGTATGTCGCGCTGTATCTTTATTATCGCGCCGATATGTTCGCCGAACTGGATCTGGCACCGCCCCAAACCTGCGATGAGTTCCGCGATGCGGCGATCAAGCTGACCCGCGACACTAATGACGACGGCAAGATCGATACCTATGGCTTCGGCTTCCGTGGCGGCAAATCCGGGCATGAACACTGGGGCAGCTTCACGCTTGGTGCGACCGGCGTGGCGCTGGACGATACCCTGACCTCGGATGCCGGTGTCGCGGGCACGCAATTCGTCATCGACCTGTTCCAGAAGGACAAGGTGTTTCCGCCCTCGGCTCCGAATGACGGGTTTCAGGAAATCATCGGCGCATTCAAGACCGGCGTGACCGCGATGACCATCCACCATGTTGGTTCCTCGAACGATCTGGTTGAGGTGCTGGGTGACAAGGTCGCCGCTGTGCCGGTACCGGAATGCGGCGGCGGGCGCTGGACGACATTTGGCGATGAATCGACGGCCGTTCTGTCGAGCGCTTCGGACAAGGAAGCAGCGTGGAAATGGATTTCCTTCCTGTCAACGGAAGGCAACAACGCGCTGTTCAACACCGCGACCGGCCAGCTTCCGGTGACAAAATCCGACGCCGCGGCATGGCAGGGCCACGAGCCCCGCTTTGTCGAGGCGACGCAGGCCTCGTTGCCCTTTGCACATCTGCTGCCCGCATCTTCGAACACGCCTGAATTCGTCAACACCGTCTGGCCCGCCAACATGCAGCGCGCTTTGCTGGGGCAGATCACCGCCCTGCAGATGAATGAGGCGATTGCCAAGCTGTTCACCGCGAACTGA
- a CDS encoding carbohydrate ABC transporter permease yields the protein MTITSVSEQEGLSSDRRAALWRQVMPLALLSPAVLVTLAIVFFPMIQTAWMSLHNYVLFRPKNFDWVGLQNYFNIFQDEVFWISLRHTILWIAITVPAQALLGLATALLLNQKFPWRPLARALIIIPWALPSVVIALMWVWIYDSNYGILNDLLLRVGILETSIPWLANPDTALYAIILTLTWQGFPFFAVMILAGLQSIPQSYYEAASLDGATPWRQFWHITLPGISGVLFTAILLRTIWVANSMDVIFVMTGGGPGYSTYTLPLYSFLEARTNLNFGYGSALAMTFTLMLLGIVILYLKRSAKAVQ from the coding sequence ATGACAATCACTTCCGTCTCCGAGCAAGAGGGTCTTTCCTCTGACAGGCGTGCCGCACTGTGGCGGCAGGTCATGCCATTGGCCCTGTTGTCGCCAGCCGTTCTTGTCACGCTGGCCATCGTGTTCTTTCCGATGATCCAGACCGCCTGGATGAGCCTGCACAACTATGTCCTGTTCCGGCCGAAGAACTTTGACTGGGTCGGCTTGCAGAACTACTTCAACATCTTTCAGGACGAGGTGTTCTGGATCTCGCTGCGCCACACGATTCTGTGGATCGCCATCACCGTGCCCGCGCAAGCGCTGCTGGGTCTGGCGACTGCTCTGCTTCTGAACCAGAAATTCCCCTGGCGACCGCTGGCGCGCGCGCTGATCATCATTCCGTGGGCGCTGCCTTCGGTGGTGATCGCGCTGATGTGGGTCTGGATCTATGATTCCAACTACGGGATCCTGAACGATCTGCTGTTGCGGGTCGGCATCCTGGAAACCTCGATCCCGTGGCTGGCAAACCCCGATACCGCGCTTTACGCGATCATCCTGACACTGACCTGGCAGGGCTTTCCCTTCTTCGCCGTGATGATTCTGGCCGGCCTGCAATCCATCCCGCAAAGCTATTATGAGGCTGCATCGCTGGATGGCGCGACGCCCTGGCGGCAGTTCTGGCACATCACCCTTCCGGGTATTTCCGGGGTGCTGTTCACCGCGATCCTGCTGCGCACGATCTGGGTGGCGAATTCCATGGACGTGATCTTTGTCATGACCGGCGGTGGCCCCGGCTACTCGACCTACACCCTGCCGCTCTATTCCTTCCTTGAGGCGCGGACGAACCTGAACTTCGGCTATGGCTCGGCCTTGGCGATGACCTTCACCCTGATGCTGCTGGGCATCGTGATCCTGTATCTGAAACGCTCGGCAAAGGCGGTGCAATAA